The following are encoded together in the Paludisphaera mucosa genome:
- a CDS encoding ABC transporter ATP-binding protein, whose amino-acid sequence MIDVVDVWKSYKSGTRTVDALRGLTCHIEKGRFAFIVGPSGSGKSTLLYMLGAVDRPTRGEILVEGRNLIAMSEAEQNDYRREKVGFIFQSFNLISNLSAVDNVLIPFLPRGVTAEQRARAVDLLTRVGLGDRLDHHPYQLSGGEQQRVAIARALVKQPLLVLADEPTGELDSKTGDEIYRILRALQESSDTTLVVVTHDRRFITPRDLVLEIQDGLLAGDDAEPASPHGLPSGVSAAE is encoded by the coding sequence ATGATCGACGTGGTGGACGTCTGGAAGTCGTACAAGAGCGGGACGCGGACCGTGGACGCGCTCCGGGGCCTCACCTGCCACATCGAGAAGGGCCGCTTCGCGTTCATCGTCGGCCCCAGCGGCTCGGGCAAGAGCACCCTGCTCTACATGCTCGGGGCCGTCGACCGCCCCACCCGGGGCGAGATCCTGGTCGAGGGCCGCAACCTGATCGCCATGTCCGAGGCCGAGCAGAACGACTACCGCCGCGAGAAGGTCGGGTTCATCTTCCAGTCGTTCAACCTGATCAGCAACCTCTCGGCCGTCGACAACGTTTTGATCCCGTTCCTCCCCCGCGGCGTGACGGCCGAGCAGCGGGCGCGGGCCGTCGACCTGCTGACCCGCGTGGGCCTGGGCGACCGCCTGGACCACCACCCGTACCAGCTTTCGGGAGGCGAGCAGCAGCGCGTGGCCATCGCCCGCGCCCTGGTCAAGCAGCCCCTCCTCGTCCTCGCCGACGAGCCCACGGGCGAACTGGACAGCAAGACGGGCGACGAGATCTACCGGATCCTCCGCGCCCTGCAGGAGTCGTCCGACACCACGCTCGTCGTCGTCACCCACGACCGCCGCTTCATCACCCCCCGCGACCTCGTCCTCGAAATCCAGGACGGCCTTCTCGCCGGCGACGACGCCGAGCCCGCCTC